In the Chroococcidiopsis sp. SAG 2025 genome, one interval contains:
- a CDS encoding sulfiredoxin, which translates to MTKVQEIPLNQIRRPLPRENDPQKVKALMESIQEIGQQEPIDVLEVEGQYYGFSGCHRYEACQRLGKETILARVRKAPRAVLKMHMA; encoded by the coding sequence ATGACAAAAGTACAAGAGATTCCCTTGAATCAGATTCGGCGACCTTTACCACGGGAGAACGACCCGCAGAAGGTTAAAGCACTAATGGAATCAATTCAAGAGATCGGACAGCAAGAGCCAATTGACGTACTGGAAGTGGAAGGACAATACTACGGTTTCTCTGGCTGCCATCGCTATGAAGCTTGTCAGCGTTTGGGGAAAGAAACAATCCTCGCCAGAGTGCGCAAGGCTCCCCGTGCAGTTCTGAAGATGCACATGGCTTAG